A stretch of DNA from Skermanella mucosa:
GTCTGCCTGCTTGAATCGAGTTACCTGACCGGCGGCAATGCATTCCGGATTCCAGTTTCTCCCGCTGCCGGAAACGGACTGGATAGACCATCCGAAATCATGGTGGACAAAGTCGCCGCCCTCAGAGCCGATCGCATCCGCTCCGTGATCGGCCTTTTGGATGATGAGACGATGACGGCAATTGACCGGGCTCTCCTCGTGGTTCTTGGTCTCGCCTAACAAAAGCCTTCCCTCCGACGTTGATGAAATGGACGTCCCCCATTCCCGCCCAGAGGCGGATACACTGCGGCTGGCCGCAATCTTCACAGTCCCGCCGTAAGCGAGTGAGCGGATCATGAAGAAAGGGACGGGAGCATCCGTCATCATCATCGTCGGCGGCGTGATGAAGCGTTGGTGAATCGAGGTAGGAATGGCTGGGCTGGCAAGATAGTGAGGTGGTCCTGTAGAACGGGCTCCCCTCACAGGAGGGGCTCGCTGTGACGCCGATCACCCCCGAAACTGGCCTACTGTTCCATGCCGATGCACACCGGGACGGCGGGGAAGAAGCCGGCGATCCTGCCCAACCTGGGCGGTTCCCTGCCGAACGACACCTTTTCCGAGATCCTCAGAATGCGGACCGTCTGGGTCCCACACTCTCCTATCCTGCCTGCTCGCAGCACGCGCCCAACGAGCACCTACCGGTGGCGATCGCCCGGGAAGGTCTGGCGATGATGGCCGGACTGCACTGGGACCTGGGGGAAGCCGAGGTGCCGGCCCGCTGGCGTCGGCGGTGGTGTCCTGAGCCAACTCACCGAGGGTTCTCACCCGACGAAGCGGCCGGGATCGGTCGGTCGGAGCAGTTCGAAAACCTCGCTGACGACGGCATAGTCGCGATAGCCGCACCGGGCGATGGTCTGGGCCCGCACGATGTCGAAACGGCCGTCCCGGATGAAGTGGTCGTCGATGTGGACGCCGACCACTTGGCCGACCGCCAGATAGCGGTCGGTCGGCTGACCGGCGATGTCGTGGAATTCCGTGAAGTGGACGAGGCGGCACTCCAGCGCCGCCGGACTAGCGGCGACGCGGGGAGGCTTGACCAGCGTCGAGGGCGCCATCTCCAGTCCGGCGAACTCGAACTCGCTTTCGCCGTCCGGCACCTCGCTGGAGGTCTTGTTCATGGCGTCCACGAGCGGCAGGGTCACGAGATTGAAGACGAACTCGCGGGTGTCGCGCGCATTGCGCATGCTGTGTTTCAAACCCTCGCTGGTGAATCCCACCATGTTTGGCCGGCTCGCCATGGCGTTGAAGAAGCTGTAGGGCGCGACGTTCGGCCGTCCCTCACGGTCCGTCGTCGAGATCCAGCCGATCGGCCGGGGCGCCACGATCGCCTTGAAGGGATCGTAGGGCAGCCCAGGTCCGTCCTTTGACTGGTAGAACATCCGTTTATCCTTTTCGGGTGCCAGAGGGGCGGGGAGATGACCGCCTCCTCCGCTGGTCGTCAGGCGAACTGGCGGTCGGCGCCGACCGCCTTGGCCCGAGGCGAGTCGAAGATCCAGTCCGCCATGACCTGGCAGCGCTTGATCAGCCGGTGCTCGTCGGGGCGGTAGTCCGAGACCGCGTTGTGCAAGGTTCCGATATTCTCCCACATCAGCACGTCGCCCTCGTTCCAGAGATGCTTGTACCGGTACTTGGGATCGAGCTGATGGGCGAACAGGAATTCCAGCAGTTCGTCGCTCTCGCTTTGCGGGATATCGTTGATCCTGACGGTGTAGCCGGGATTGGCGTAGAGCACCCTACGGCCGGTGATGGGGTGGGTGAGGAAGACGGGGTGGGAGACCGGCGGCTTCCGCCGGCGCTGCTCCTCGGTCAGCGGTGGCCGCGTGCTGCCCTTCTCTCGCCGCATCATCTCCCAGAACTTGTTGAAGTCGTGCAGGGCGGTGGCGCCGTCCAGCCGGGTCCTGATCTCGTCGGGAAGATCGTCGTAGGCGGCGTGCATGTTGGCGAACTCGGTGCAGCCGAGCGGCCGCCCGTCCCGGCGCGGGATCTTGATGCCGTACAGCACGTTCGCGAAGGCGATCGTGTCGCTGTAGGACATGTCGGTGTGCCAGTCCTGTCCGGCGTCGGCGATCCCGATCGGCTTGCCGTCCTCCACGATGTTGGACAGGATCATTACCTCGGGGTGCCCCGGCTCCTGGAACGAGTTGGCGACGTTGACCTCAAGGCTGCCGAACCGGGCGCTGAACTGCTTCAAGCTGACGGCGTCGAGGTTCTGTCCCGGAAAGCAGACGACGCCGTGCTTTCCCAGCGCGTCCAGGACGAGGTCGAAGTCCCCCGAGCCGATCGGCTGGGACAGATCGATGCCTTCGATGGACGCGCCGAGCGTCTGGCCGCTTGGGATGATCTTGGTCATTCTCAACTCCTCGGAATTCTCGCTTGGCCCTAGTGGGTTGGTGTGGTCTGGGCTGATTGGGGTCGCGCCATCGTCAGGAGACGGAGGCCTTTGCCGGGTCCAGGTGGAAGGGGACGCCCAGGGAACCGGCCACCTCCTCGAGTTGCCGGATCAGGGTCGATGCCAGGGGAATGCCGCCCTTCAGCCGCTCGGCCCGGACCCGCTCCTCGATGTCGCCCGGCAGCAGGACGGGCCGTTCCGGATCGATCGGCGGGGTGTCGTGGAGGCTGTCGGCGACGTCCTCGACATCGCCCAGGAAGGCGGACATGTCGCGGAAGACGCCGGGATCGATGGCGAGGAAGAAGTGGCCGATATTGTCGTCGTTGCCGGTCTTGACGGTGCCGCGCCGGGAGCCGGCGAAGGTTCCACCGGGGAGGGCCCCGCCCAGGAAATGGACGAGCAGCGCCAGCCCGTATCCCTTGTGGCTTCCCAGCTCTGGCGTCGCGCCCAGGGGGGTCAGGCCGCCGCCGCCGCGCTGGTAGACCAGCTGGTTGGCCTCGTGCGGGTCGGTCACCGGCCGGCCCTCGGCATCGACCACCCATCCCGCCGGGAGGGGCGCCGACCTCAGGTGGTGCATCCGGATCTTGTTGCCGGCGGCGGTGGAGGTCGCCATGTCGAAGACGATCGGCTCGCCCGAAGCGCGCGGCACGCCATAGGCCAGCGGGTTGGTGCCGAGGACGGCTTCCGACGCCCCCGGCGGAACCACGCAGACGACCTTGGTCGAGGTCGCGACCAGGCTGAGCATCCCGGACCGGGCGGCGAGCCTGGCGTAGTAGCCGGCGGCGCCGAAGTGGCGCGAGTTGCGCACGGTCACCGCCGCGAGGCCGGTTTCCCGCGCCTTCGCCACCGCCATTTCGGTCGCTTGGACCGACACCGCGAAGCCCAGGCCGCCGCGCGCGTCAATCAGGGCGTGGCCGGCGCCTTCGCGCTCGACGCGGGGCTTGGCGGTCAGGTCGAACTTGCCGTCCTTCATCCAGACGGAATAGAGCGCCAGCAGCGAGATGCCATGGGTGTCGATGCCGCGCAGGTCGCAGTCCAGCAGGACCTCCGACGTCACGGCGGCGTCGGCCTCGTCCATGCCCCAGCCACGCAGGATGGCGATGGTCTGGGAACGGACAGCCTCGCTCCGGATCAGGTGGGTCTTCACTGGCGCGTCCATCGGTGTCTCTCCTTGAAATTCCGGTTCCATGCGGTGGAGGCGGGCGAGCCTCCGGCTTCCGGCGCCTCGGAGGGGCGCCGGCTCGATGTCTCGACTTTTCGGGATGGCTGGGTTTGGACCGATCAGGTCCGGTCGGAACCGGTCACCGGATTCTCCAGGACGCCGATGCCGGGGATCTCCATGCGGACGAGGTCGCCCGGCTTGAGGTAGACCGGCGGCGTCCGGAAATGTCCCACCCCGGCCGGCGTGCCCGTCGCCACCACGTCGCCCGGTTCCAGCGTGACGTAGCGGGTGATGAAGGACAGGATGTAGGGCACCGGGAAGATCAGGTCGTGGGTCGATCCCTCCTGCATCAGGTCGCCGTTGACCCAGCAGCGGAGTTCGAGGTCGCCGGGATCGGTCAGCTCGTCCCGCGTGACCAGCACCGGCCCCATGGGTGTGAAGCCGTCCATGCTCTTGGCGAAGGTCGTCTGGGGTGGCGAGACGTCGAACTGGAATTCGCGCGCCGAGACGTCGTTCAGGATCGTGTAGCCGGCGACATGGTCCAGCGCCTCTGCCTCCGAGACGTCCTTCATCGTACGGCCGATCACCACCGCCAGTTCGACCTCCCAGTCGAGCTTGGTGACGCGGGCCGGGCGGGGGATCGGCGCTCCGGGGCCGATCACCGAGGAGGGCACCTTGGCGAGCATCCGTGGCTCCTCCTGCCGCGCCAAGCCGCCCTCCGCCGCGTGGGCGCCGTAGTTGCGCCCGACGGCGAGGATCTTGCCGGGCCGGGGCACGGGGGACAGCATCCTGACGGCCGAGGCATCCAGTCCGGCTTCCCGACCGGCTTCGGAGACCGCCCGCGTCGCCATGCCCAGGTCGCCCCCGGAGCGCGCCAGGAAGGCGGTCATGTCGGAGGGGACGTGGTATTCCGCCTCAACCGCGGGATCCGGCCGTCCCTGGCGGGTCAGCCACGCGGCCACGGCGCTCCGGACGTCGACGACGCGCCCCTCTTGGAGCGCCCCTATCCGGGGACCCATTCCGGGATCGTAAGTCACGAGTTTCATGGCGATTGCCTCATTGCATGCTTTTTGGGACCCGACAGTCCGGTTGGGGTGGGGGCGGGCCGCCGCCTCAGCCCAGCAGGTCGGGCAGGAACAGGGTGATCTCGGGGAAGGCGACCAGCAGCGCCAGGATGATGAGTTCGGTCACCACGAAGGGTGTCACGCCGGCGAAGCCCTCCCGGGTCGTGACGCCGGTGGCGGCCGACGAGATGAAGATGTTCAGGCCCATCGGCGGCGTGACCAAGCCGATCTCGGCCGTCTTGACGATCAGCACGCCGAACCAGATGCCGTCGAAGCCGAGCCCCGTCATCAGGGCGTAGGTGATCGGGACGGTCAGGACGATGATGGCGAACTGGTCCATCAGCATGCCCAGGACCAGGTAGACCGCCAGGATGAGCAGCAGGACGGCGTGCGGCGACAGGCCGGAGTCCCGGATCCAGACCAGCAGCGTCGTGGTGGTCTGGGTGTAGGAGATGAAGTATCCGAACAGCAGCGCTCCGAAAATGATCGTCACGATCATCGCCGTCGTCCGCACGGTGTTGCCGACGGCCTGGACGAGGCTGGGGCCGGTCAGCCGCCGCATCATGACGCTGAGCAGCAGGGCTCCCAACGCCCCGATCGCCCCGACCTCGGTCGGCGTCGCGACGCCGGCGTAGAGCGCGCCGAGGATCAGGATCACGAGGCCGACGATCGGCCACACGTTGCCGGACTGGCGCAACTCTTCCGTGACGGCTCCCGCGCCGCTGTTCGGCCTGCCCACGCCGGGGGCGAGTTCCGGCTTGCGCCAGACCATGAAGGCGATGGTGATGATGTAGCCGGCGGCGGTCAGCAGTCCGGGGACCAGTCCCGCCATGAACAGGCGGCCGATCGACTCCTCGGTGATGATCCCGTAGACGACGAAGGCGATCGAGGGCGGGATCATGATCGCCAGCGTCCCGGCGATCGAGATCGTGCCGATCGCGAAGCCGCGGTCGTAGCCAAGCGCCTTCATGGTCGGGAAGGCGGCGCTCGATATGGTCGCCACCGACGCGGTGCTGCTGCCGGACGCCGCCGCCAGGATCGCGCCCGCCATGACGCAGGCCATGGCGAGGCCGCCCCTGATACGCCGGAGCAGGCGGTTGCAGGCGATCATGAGATCCTGCGCCAGACCGCCCGCTCCCAGCAGTTCGGACATCAGGACGAACATGGGGATGGTCAGCAGGACGTAGTTGGCGGCGGTCTCGTGGACGACCTGGCCGAGCAGGCCGTTGACCGTGTCGACATTACTGACCATGAGCAGGCTGAACGTGCCGGCGAGGCCGAGCGCGAACCCGATCGGGATGCCGATGACGATCAGGGACAGGAGTATGCCCACGCCATATGTGATGATCATTGCGGATCTCCCCGTCCGTGTCAGTCGTGCGCGTTTCCGATCGGGCGCAGGGTGGGCGCCGCCGCGTCGACGACGAGCCGAAGCGCCAGCAGCCCGCAGCCGATCGGCACCCAGATCCAGGACCACGCCACCGGCCAGTCGATGACGCCCATGATCACCTCGTCGTTGGCCAGCGCCTCGCTGAAGGTCAGCCATCCCCGCCACGTCACGGCGAGAAGATAGCCGGCCGAGACCATCAGCCCGATCCGCGTGATGGTGTCGGACAGGGGAGCGGGCAGGGCGGCCAGGAGCAGGCGGATCTGGATCGCGCCGCCGGTCCGGTAGCCCCACGGCAGCGCCAGCATGACCATGGCGACCAGCAGGTAATACTGGGTCAGGTACATCTGGAAGGTGAGGGGGCTGGCGAAGGCGTAGCGCATGATCACGTCGAGCGAGACCAGGACCATCGCCGTCACCGCCGCGGCGCCGGCGCCGACCGCCGCGACGTTCTCGACGCGCGCCAGCACCTGGTCGACGCGGCCGTGGAACGCGGGGAAAGCCGAGCGCG
This window harbors:
- a CDS encoding type II toxin-antitoxin system PemK/MazF family toxin, with the translated sequence MPEIKRGDIVLAAAKGDYGKVRPNVVVQSNLLNPTHASVLVCLLESSYLTGGNAFRIPVSPAAGNGLDRPSEIMVDKVAALRADRIRSVIGLLDDETMTAIDRALLVVLGLA
- a CDS encoding flavin reductase family protein encodes the protein MFYQSKDGPGLPYDPFKAIVAPRPIGWISTTDREGRPNVAPYSFFNAMASRPNMVGFTSEGLKHSMRNARDTREFVFNLVTLPLVDAMNKTSSEVPDGESEFEFAGLEMAPSTLVKPPRVAASPAALECRLVHFTEFHDIAGQPTDRYLAVGQVVGVHIDDHFIRDGRFDIVRAQTIARCGYRDYAVVSEVFELLRPTDPGRFVG
- a CDS encoding TauD/TfdA dioxygenase family protein, with protein sequence MTKIIPSGQTLGASIEGIDLSQPIGSGDFDLVLDALGKHGVVCFPGQNLDAVSLKQFSARFGSLEVNVANSFQEPGHPEVMILSNIVEDGKPIGIADAGQDWHTDMSYSDTIAFANVLYGIKIPRRDGRPLGCTEFANMHAAYDDLPDEIRTRLDGATALHDFNKFWEMMRREKGSTRPPLTEEQRRRKPPVSHPVFLTHPITGRRVLYANPGYTVRINDIPQSESDELLEFLFAHQLDPKYRYKHLWNEGDVLMWENIGTLHNAVSDYRPDEHRLIKRCQVMADWIFDSPRAKAVGADRQFA
- a CDS encoding Ldh family oxidoreductase, with protein sequence MDAPVKTHLIRSEAVRSQTIAILRGWGMDEADAAVTSEVLLDCDLRGIDTHGISLLALYSVWMKDGKFDLTAKPRVEREGAGHALIDARGGLGFAVSVQATEMAVAKARETGLAAVTVRNSRHFGAAGYYARLAARSGMLSLVATSTKVVCVVPPGASEAVLGTNPLAYGVPRASGEPIVFDMATSTAAGNKIRMHHLRSAPLPAGWVVDAEGRPVTDPHEANQLVYQRGGGGLTPLGATPELGSHKGYGLALLVHFLGGALPGGTFAGSRRGTVKTGNDDNIGHFFLAIDPGVFRDMSAFLGDVEDVADSLHDTPPIDPERPVLLPGDIEERVRAERLKGGIPLASTLIRQLEEVAGSLGVPFHLDPAKASVS
- a CDS encoding fumarylacetoacetate hydrolase family protein produces the protein MKLVTYDPGMGPRIGALQEGRVVDVRSAVAAWLTRQGRPDPAVEAEYHVPSDMTAFLARSGGDLGMATRAVSEAGREAGLDASAVRMLSPVPRPGKILAVGRNYGAHAAEGGLARQEEPRMLAKVPSSVIGPGAPIPRPARVTKLDWEVELAVVIGRTMKDVSEAEALDHVAGYTILNDVSAREFQFDVSPPQTTFAKSMDGFTPMGPVLVTRDELTDPGDLELRCWVNGDLMQEGSTHDLIFPVPYILSFITRYVTLEPGDVVATGTPAGVGHFRTPPVYLKPGDLVRMEIPGIGVLENPVTGSDRT
- a CDS encoding TRAP transporter large permease: MIITYGVGILLSLIVIGIPIGFALGLAGTFSLLMVSNVDTVNGLLGQVVHETAANYVLLTIPMFVLMSELLGAGGLAQDLMIACNRLLRRIRGGLAMACVMAGAILAAASGSSTASVATISSAAFPTMKALGYDRGFAIGTISIAGTLAIMIPPSIAFVVYGIITEESIGRLFMAGLVPGLLTAAGYIITIAFMVWRKPELAPGVGRPNSGAGAVTEELRQSGNVWPIVGLVILILGALYAGVATPTEVGAIGALGALLLSVMMRRLTGPSLVQAVGNTVRTTAMIVTIIFGALLFGYFISYTQTTTTLLVWIRDSGLSPHAVLLLILAVYLVLGMLMDQFAIIVLTVPITYALMTGLGFDGIWFGVLIVKTAEIGLVTPPMGLNIFISSAATGVTTREGFAGVTPFVVTELIILALLVAFPEITLFLPDLLG
- a CDS encoding TRAP transporter small permease, whose amino-acid sequence is MTLASRDEGARSAFPAFHGRVDQVLARVENVAAVGAGAAAVTAMVLVSLDVIMRYAFASPLTFQMYLTQYYLLVAMVMLALPWGYRTGGAIQIRLLLAALPAPLSDTITRIGLMVSAGYLLAVTWRGWLTFSEALANDEVIMGVIDWPVAWSWIWVPIGCGLLALRLVVDAAAPTLRPIGNAHD